CAACAGCCACCTCCATCATTTCTTTCAACAATGGAAGAATATATAAGAGAAGCACCACAGACAGGTTCTGTTCATAAGAGACTGGTGAGAAAAACTTTCCAACTCCCCAAGTTTTTATCTTGactttatatgtatatatttgtATGCATGTGATTTGTTGGTTTGTCTTCCGTGTACAAATATTGTTCCTATATGTGTATCTCCAACTTCATAATAGCACATACTTAGACGTATGTCTGTATCTTTGTGATGCAGAGTTTAGATCCTTATGCCATGCTGAAAACTAAAGAGATTTGCTTTTCTAGGCAGGCTTTGAAGCATAGAATGTAGTGGTCGTGATTGCACAAAACATAAGTGAAACAAATAACCAAACTGCAAATTATTAAGACCAATATCCTAATGCTACTGCACTGCTTAATTAACCAAGTCTCCATTGCTAAATCCCTTTGTTCATGGCTATCCTTGCATCTTAAATTTTTGCCATCTTTTCTGGCTTATCCTCTATTGATGACTCTACATTTTTGTAAAGTTTTTCTTTGCTTTACAATGACAGAGCATATCTTTTCATGGATTAAAGTACTAAGTATAATATTCCAATTCTTCtctcatatttaaaatattgatgcATATCAACAAACTACATTTCCCTTCGTAGTTgttccaaaaaaagaaaaaaacttttgtGAAGTTGATACTtcacaatatttttttgttaagattGCATCAATATGTTATTTCTATCAGGATATGAGTTTTGATTGAACATGGGATTCTATAGCTTGCATTTGGCCTAAAGTAGCACAGAAGTTACAGTCATGTTCTGATTATAAGACTGAACAGCGAGCTAGGATCTCCAGTTTGGCAGTttccaagaaaatatatataatgtgGACCAATAGGCCCTACATTAGcatcttgaattttattaacTTCTTCCCGTAAATCCTCTTTTCGGTTTCATTTTCTGATCTGCCAATTCCACGTCTGTTAAGGGTTTTCAAAGAAAGTAAAATCCAACCATATTATGCCATGTCGTAATTCTTAGATGAATTAAAATGTTGGATTTTCTGGAGAATATTTGTACTTCTTGGGGTTTATGTCATTCTAATACAACCTGACGGACCTCTGTAAATGATCAGATTCTGGTGCGTGAGTGTACTGTATAAGTGTTTCAGTTTGCTCTATGGTCTTagttattgtcattttttgaGATAGGAATACCAAGAGGTGAAGCAATTGACTCAGGAACCGGAGAGTCCCGAAGAACCTGCCGAAATTGAAAAGGAGGTTGAAAATGTTGAGGACAACGAACCAGTGGTTGAGGAcacagaggaagaagaatccCAACAGAATGAAGAGGAGGAGGTCGCTGAATCTCCACCTCTAATTGCGACCGACGACAAAAGTGATCTTCTGGTAAGAATTGTCAAATAAAGCATTTTCTTGACAGCCTCAACCGTCTCTCCTGGTTCATAGAGTGATAATTTCCCATGCAGGGTCTGAGTGAAATAAACCCTAAAGCTGcagaaatagagaaaaataatgCTTTAGCTCTCGCTATAACTACAGATGGTACGTCGGTTGCCATCTGATTCACAAATTTCTTGCTTATTTTTCGTCGGgagtttaaaatttagagctgaaattcaaatcttttccaatttttgcAATTATAGAGGCTGTCTCCAGTCGTTAATTACGGTCCATTTATCTtctgaagtttttaaaattctgcAGGGAATAATCCACCTTCTTCAAATCGTTCTTTGAGTGACATTGACAGTAGTGGTTGGGAGCTAGAGCTTGTAAGCACACCAAGCAATGATGCTGGTCCAACGGTCGATAGCAGACTGGTTTTTATCCTTCCCATTCACTTTTCTGATTCATTATTTTCCATCCTCGTTTTTTTAACTCTTCAATAATGGAATGCGATATTATACGCCGTTTTCATCAAAGCTGTGCCTAGTATGATTATAGCCCATTTCAAATCAAACGGCTTTGGATGAATAGCTGTTCGtcgttttctttattttagtcTGGTCATGAGATTTCATCTGGTATCAAAAAATAGGTTGAAGTCATttcaaaatgttaattttggttcattttgaACTCTATACTTTTTCAAAAGGTCTATTTTAGTCCGTGTACATAAGTGATTATTTTGGTcccttaaaaatgaaataaaaatgaaaacgaaaGGACTAAAATGTTCTAtatttaacccaaaaaatcAGCATGTCAGTCTTTTTATGAATGCACTTGCGTACAAGACTTATGTGAACTtttgttttaagtttataaactAGTTGAAAGGCAGATGAGATGAGGAATTGGCTGCACAATAAGGTTTATTGTATTACAATTTTCATGTAATGAGATAGATAAGTATGCCTTCTGGATCAGGCTGGTGGTTTTGACAAGTTATTACTTGATAGCTTGTATGAAGATGAGCATGCCAGAAGCCATCTTCAGCTGCAGAATGCTGGATATGGACCATATGGCGAAACGTCGGTGCAGAATccattcgaacacttcgatcCGTTTTCACTGTCAAGCAGCATAGCGCCTCCCCCGTGCGTGCAAATGGCAATGATGGCTCAGCAACAACAAATGCTTTTCCAGCAACAGCAGCAGGAATCATTACAAACAGACGCCTTCCCtcagcagcaacagcagcagcagcaggagCAGCAACTAGATTCAAATGACTCCGGGACGATGGTACCTTATGAGCAACAAGAAATGCAACAATTTGGTCCTTTTAATCCATTTGGAgacccttttctttcctttcctcaAACTTCGACACCGCGGGGGGAAAATCATAATCTAAtctagatttttttcttttcctttttaattggCTTCAACTtctgtaatttcttttttctcttcctttttataattttttcatagGCTATTACATGTTCACTGTGAAGTTGTCAAGTTTATTATGtgtaactaattaaataatggaaGGTGTAATTTGGTTTTGNCTAATCCATTTGGAGACCCTTTTGTTTCCTTTCCTCAAACTTCGACACCGCGGGGGGGAAATCATAATCTAAtctagattttttcttttcctttttaattggCTTCAACTtctgtaatttcttttttctcttcctttttataattttttcatagGCTATTACATGTTCACTGTGAAGTTGTCAAGTTTATTATGtgtaactaattaaataatggaaGGTGTAATTTGGTTTTGGGAATATGAGTTCTATATACATACatgtatagatatatatacacatttttGAACAGCTGCTCCATCTGTAAGTTTCATTTCTATCCaatcttttttctcttctgcCCTCACCCTTTTGAATTTGATCTTTGTTGTCACTAATGCATCGGTGGATACTGCCTGTGCAGAAGGCTGGCGGGacagcgattgtgcggcacttgTTCTAATCAAGCGAACAAGTTAGCCATGAGAAATTTGAACGTTGTGGACAATGTCAGCATATGTTTAGGCCTCGAGTCACATTGCGAGAAAAGATTTAGAAANCGCCGGTGGAACAgtgattgtgcggcacttGTTCTAATCAAGCGAACAAGTTAGCTATGAGAAATTTGGACGTTGTGGACAATGTCAGCGTATGTTTAGGCCTCGAGTCACATTGCGagaaaagatttagaaaacgtgagcaAGAGAATACATTTGAAAACGATTTGAAGAATTAAATATaagcaaataaagaaataccCCGgcataaatagaatataactgAGAGAAGGAATaagtgacaactagtcatatttGTGAAAGGTCATACACCCCCTATTGACCCAACGTGAAAAATGGTAAAGACTTATCtaggatgaaagcatgtaaaggGATTTGGAACGAGCATGCatccatggacaacacgtcctagACAAGTAAAATCGAGACATCTGCTATGCGGCTAtaggcaacacgccttggacaagcataaCCGTGACACTAAGCTCTAAAGAGATATCTCAAACAAGGGTTTGAGTATCActtttaacattattattattccttaCTTTTGTGGTTTACTTATATATAAAGTTCCAAGTGCACCATCTTTCAACAATCTTCCTCTAGTTTTGGGACGGAAGGAATTTATTTGAACGATATACACCACGTATGGAACCAAAACGAACCATTCCANCGTGACACTAAGCTCTAAAGAGATATCTCAAACAAGGGTTTTAGTATCActtttaacattattattattccttaCTTTTGTGGTTTACTTATATATAAAGTTCCAAGTGCACCATCTTTCAACAATCTTCCTCTAGTTTTGGGACGGAAGGAATTTATTTGAACGATATACACCACGTATGGAACCAAAACGAACCattccaatttaaaaaaaccttaaaagaGGGAGGAGATCTCAAATAAGGATCTACcactaataatatatttgaacaaACCTTTTCATTTACAATATACTCACATAAATTCACGTTTGAATGGTACTCTTAAAATTAGGGACGGTGAGAACTAGGAATATAATCTTGTCTCTAGcctcatttattttataaggaaaaacgttctcattcttcatctaGATGGAAAATTCCCTCTCAGTCTCGAGTAGATCCATACGAGTTAGGTGACATCTCTATGTTTAATGGGAGGCACCGACTAAATAAATCGATTGTATTAATAAAAACCAataataggagagagaaagtagaCTTAAaagagtagagagagaaaatatttttgttaaaagagaaagacattcaaattccaaattaatattcatgaaattgtTTGGTAAggttattattgttttttttttctttctagttttaatttgtaaggaaagaaaataaatatgtttttggaTTATTACCATTGTTTtgatcattaattaaaaaaaattaaacaaggAAGAACCAAACctcaaagttttcaaaataattcaatttaaaaaaaaagaaaaaaaaattgaaaagggtTTAAAGTGGATGTCCCAATAGAATTAATAATGTAAAAGATGGAGCCAAAAAGTGTccataatattaaaataaataaggccCCCACATCCGACATTTTAGATCATGACAGGTTTAAGGTTTGATttcatcattaatattttctttcttcatctctattaatcaataattgtgttgttaggatcgctTAATTGTGTTAGTTTCGTTAAGATTGCTCAACAACACACactctgtaacgacccagatcccccgctagcagatattgtcctctttgggctttccctttcgggtttgttctcctccccaaccaatgtgggacatcacaatccacctcgaaggtttccacacccttaataaatggtggtttgttctcctccccaactaatgtgggacatcacaatccaccccccttcggggtccaacgtcctcgctggcactcttttcttcctccaatcgatgtgggaccacccccaaatccaccccctttggggccagcgtccttactggcacatcgcctcgtgtctaccctccttcggggaacagcgagaaggctggcacatcgtccggtgtctggctctgataccatttgcaacgacccagatccaccactagcagatattgtcttctttgggctttccctttcgagcttcccctcaaagctttaaaacgcgtctgctaggggaaggtttccacacccttctaaatggtggtttgttctcctccccaaccaatgtgggacatcacactcgatctagatgaacacaaaaaacatGATAGAAAAAATGCAAgaagaatattggctaaaaatttatatggatgacttcaggtatgtacaataacagagaatacagagagtacattttcaaagtgatgcggatatatatatacttcaacttactatatatacatttaccagatataactatctactatatataactatctaccatatatatataacggTTGACTAACCTATATATAACGGTTGACTAACCTATAAATAAGCTTATCAGGCTTCATAACTTAACCggttttttattcatttttgtcacaagaagagaggaagagcatcttagaaattaaagaaatgaaattaaaaagccATATGCATAAAAACCTTGGATAAGGAATAATCTCATGGTATCGCACGACGTGGAGTTGTAAAGCTGACGAAAATTTTCGATATAGTACATTTTATCGTCAATCacgaaatttaaaaagttgattttTACCTATAATCTTACGTTCTTAGGGTTTTTGGTTATTTAATATGGTAACAAAGTAAGAAAGTACTGTGTTCGAATTTCTATTACgacattttctcttttttcttcaaaaaaaaaaaaaaaatgattgacTGCTtatttggctcgttacgtatcgacttcagcctcatagttttaaaacgtgtcggCTAGGATtgattcattctcttctccaactgatgtaggatctcacaagaaGTGATAACAGAAACTGGGTGGGACATAACGCATGCTCATGCTGCTAAAAACAAATGGGAAGAAGGGAATGTGTATCAGATCATAGTATACGTGTCCATACATAACATCTTAGGGAAGTAACCCAACCTATTAACATACAACATGCCTGAGATCCCATATTTTAAATCATGGCACAGAGTTATGAATGTACATTATCCTTCCATACTTATCATGCATGAATTCCCGATAAGATATATATGCATAAGTATGACATATCATGGTTCATTAAGTGTTTCATAAGACATAACATGATCATAGTATCACCAACATATACTGAAAGTACATACATCACAAACCGTTCATaagcataacatatcacaaGTAGTAACATGTAAATAAGCCGTAAGTTatgtaattatataaaatacaattCGTTCAACCTAGCTCAAATGGTGCTCTAAAAGTAAACTCACCCTAAGCAGAGATCATTAGTTTAGTCTAGCTCATCGAGGTCTAATTCCTAAGTTGAGGTTTGATTAGTGGTTTGGGTCTCAAACAAATGTTCGTTAGGAGGTTCAATTCTAAAACTCAAATTATAAACGTTGAATcgagttaattttttttctttattattatttgagttGGGTGAAtttttgaccatttttttttagttggacatgaaaataatattacaattgAGATTTACCTTACCTACTTTTATGTTAATGATGTGTTGTGACTggtaaatgtttaatattaaaattttatgagattttagttattaatgtaatatatacGGTAGatactttgatttttttttaatacaattaaaaaagaacaacttgacaacctaactaaaaaaaactctatTCGGGTTACTTGAGTCATCGACCCAATCGACTTAAACTATCGAGTTGatccaaaaatattttccaacccaaccgaaaaataatatttgggtacaaatttaattaacttttttttaaaaaaattattaattccaattaaaagaaggaataataataataataaaaaataaaaaaacaggtATAGTGGCTGAATGCATGTGTTGTCTTCCGGTGTGggacaataattaaaaatgatctTTTAACactcaaaacaaaacaaaagagtgAGCTTTTTGTTTCCACTTCAACCACatcaaatatgaaataaataaatatataaaacaaaataaaaaaaaaagttcatttttaattataaaaattatccaaacagcataattaatcaaataaagtttcccctttttaattatggagggttttatttaaaatacaaaaaatctAGTGTTTAACggtatttcaaaaaaatttcaaaaaaattaaatatatttttaaataaaagtatttatttatttatttttaaaggtaatatttaaaagtttaaagatttattgaaaatttgaaataaaattaatggttCTATATTTGAGTTATGATgagttattaaataatttaatggaaatgcatattaaatattcttaaaaagtataattaattaaacaattgtATCCAAATATTAGaaagtataattaatttttttaaatgaagttAATGATACGTTTTAAGTTGGAGgataatttaaccaaattttttggaaaataaaaaatgaagctCATTTATGTAAACATAAAGTAAAAGCAACataattagaatttaataattagaaGACATTAACAAATAATTGGCGTGGACGCAATTAGATTCCCGGAATttgctattattttatttttttttccaactctTTGACCATGAATTTAGTAGAATTTTAATAcagattattattttttaaataacaaaaaaaaaaaaaattcaatttggttaataaattatttgaataaattgaGTAAATAAAGGGTTTAGGGTtgtaaattagaaaaagaacaCGTGAATAAGAGGATGTGTACAAAATAGAGGTCTTTCTATTGGTTGAGGTCAATTAATGACTTGGACGACAAGCCACGTCTCTGCCACGTCTCTGCCACGTCTCTGCCACGTCCGCAATGGATAATTCTTCCCACACTACTGCTTTCATGTTCCACAAATATTAAACCACGTCCACCGACCAccaccaattttattttatttatttattcttttttttgctctttttaagattaatatatggttatattattattttggattttaatttctaaaacatttttaaattgatgaCACCCagctaaaattattaatttttcgctacaaatttaattaataaaattatttacatttaatatttgaagaatatattatttatatgaatatatttaatttatagtatatttttattttattctcaatatttaattagtttatatttttcttatttgtatgTATTTGTTGCTAGCTTGTATCATATTTAaagcttataaatattaatgagaACATATCTTCAATCCCAATGACGAAGCCATTATTTACCTTTCTAAAAATTGAATACTAGATTGAGCATGCACGTATTGAATATCTTGTTATGAAACACATTCACAAaaagctttttatttttttttgatgtCGAGCTATTTTTCCTTAATATCTCCCTTGCACTTAGAAATGTTCATCTACTCGTAGGTGGAATATCCCTAGTTAGACGAGGGATGAGAGAGGGcgtgagaatttttttttttctcgttagCTAAATGGAAACAGGAACGGAGAATATATCCTCATCTCATCTCCCTCCAAATTCCCACCCTTCTCACTATatattggaaaaataaaaacaagtttCACGGATCCCAGCAAATTACATACCGAATTCATGttcaattctcacaaaaatatatgagaaattttagaaatgagCAAGACggataaagtttaaaaatagtCTCGagctaaatataatttttaaattaagtttggAATTAGTAGGTAGTAGTAAAAGTGATCACGTTCAGTTcagtatatataaataaataaataaataaataaataaataaataaataaataattgtgtGATGACAAATGTCCTATTTTGTTGGGCTAGAAAAGTATGGGCAGCCTTTCCCTCTCTtatc
The nucleotide sequence above comes from Cucurbita pepo subsp. pepo cultivar mu-cu-16 chromosome LG11, ASM280686v2, whole genome shotgun sequence. Encoded proteins:
- the LOC111805843 gene encoding putative clathrin assembly protein At5g57200, which codes for MGTFQSFRKAYGALKDSTKVGLAKVNSEYKDLDIAIVKATNHVECPPKERHVRKIFSATSVMRPRADVAYCIHALAKRLSKTRSWIVALKTLIVVHRTLREGDPTFREELLSYSHRGHILQISNFKDESSPLAWDCSAWVRTYALYLEERLECYRILKYDIESERLTKTSPGAAKVHSRTRLLNCDELLEQLPALQQLLYRLKGCQPEGGAYSNYLIQYALALVLKESFKIYCAINDGIINLVDMFFDMPRHDAVKALNIYKRASNQAENLSEFYEYCKGLELARTFQFPTLKQPPPSFLSTMEEYIREAPQTGSVHKRLEYQEVKQLTQEPESPEEPAEIEKEVENVEDNEPVVEDTEEEESQQNEEEEVAESPPLIATDDKSDLLGLSEINPKAAEIEKNNALALAITTDGNNPPSSNRSLSDIDSSGWELELVSTPSNDAGPTVDSRLAGGFDKLLLDSLYEDEHARSHLQLQNAGYGPYGETSVQNPFEHFDPFSLSSSIAPPPCVQMAMMAQQQQMLFQQQQQESLQTDAFPQQQQQQQQEQQLDSNDSGTMVPYEQQEMQQFGPFNPFGDPFLSFPQTSTPRGENHNLI